A single Aspergillus chevalieri M1 DNA, chromosome 3, nearly complete sequence DNA region contains:
- a CDS encoding C2H2 finger domain transcription factor (COG:K;~EggNog:ENOG410PJ1I;~InterPro:IPR036236,IPR013087,IPR007219;~PFAM:PF00096,PF04082;~go_function: GO:0003677 - DNA binding [Evidence IEA];~go_function: GO:0008270 - zinc ion binding [Evidence IEA];~go_process: GO:0006351 - transcription, DNA-templated [Evidence IEA]): MVVKSHVCDWPNCGKAFTRAEHLRRHALNHEEPRSGYTCERCSVHFNRPDLLTRHMMRHAKRDEEAGGPGLGILETRKRTRRAANGTIVTKPAKRQARKAISNRHARSVSHTSFESASEENAGLIESHDFPHGAPVSPPSSAHLESRDQRSNIGISDEDALLAPMMPAGPYEPYVEPIAGQFDAADGSWGTSPFGDMFTADTAMDFNMPFAVTHNYNWLFDVSCLDDAFVDLDWPLEPISPNRDSIPSLPGEERDATREMNSGEFVELCNSDMDFNMDPSSMLLEAATFVDKGLYPDAGTSSNIHQQPGQTASEYLEMEWMTGQPQLDTSSRPRLPHLSEETRSSILGLISHAKDVNGASPLLSLEALQGYCDLFFSRFNVAYPLIHPETFNPNRAEPVFLAAVLCLGATYSSREAHQIAVGIHDSLQNQLFCHPDFSPQPDLWVLQAMLLIDCFGKMRAGPKQRDRAQLFHCVLIKMIRRSNCCVIQAPTIRSRPKDLEHAWIEAMDLEQRKRLAMHCFMWDTQHAVLFSQSLCMSAFEMRFPLPCDASTWEASTPEQWFQCAMKESNHPFLSALKGYIAPHAVHRPRHLNALARIFLLHGLMSLSSDLRRRDQTTIRSETPELAGAWKHRIGRSYDLWKIDFDADCMAMKLGQAANPRRFTGIKMAAHALYRSAHITLSGEILDLQICAGTPHILGRAVTQSDVERSRRNIPQWLQEESGVALKAAKHASLILQDAVMSLDDWDDADAFHFPWCLYLATLTCWAFHMPEEGHNVPNPCPQSDEDAKTEMSSLIVAMTTCSSLDELASVGVHDAMKVLLRLVGL, encoded by the exons ATGGTTGTGAAGTCTCACGTCTGTGACTGGCCTAACTGTGGCAAGGCCTTTACTCGTGCTGAGCATTTGCGGAGGCACGCTTTGAACCATGAAGAACCACGGAGCGGATACACTTGTGAGCGATGTTCGGTTCACTTCAACAGGCCTGATTTACTCA cgagaCACATGATGCGACATGCAAAACGAGACGAAGAAGCCGGCGGCCCTGGTCTGGGAATATTGGAAACCCGGAAAAGAACTCGACGCGCCGCGAACGGAACGATCGTGACGAAGCCGGCTAAACGACAAGCTAGGAAGGCGATATCAAATAGGCATGCTCGCTCCGTATCGCATACGTCTTTCGAAAGCGCAAGTGAAGAGAATGCTGGGCTCATCGAATCCCACGACTTTCCCCACGGGGCCCCTGTTTCTCCTCCATCATCTGCCCACCTCGAGAGTCGCGACCAACGCAGTAATATCGGGATCAGTGACGAGGATGCGCTACTGGCCCCTATGATGCCTGCTGGTCCCTACGAGCCATATGTCGAACCAATTGCGGGGCAATTTGACGCGGCGGATGGATCGTGGGGAACTTCTCCTTTTGGCGACATGTTTACCGCAGACACGG CAATGGATTTCAATATGCCTTTTGCAGTCACTCACAACTACAACTGGCTTTTCGATGTCTCCTGTCTGGACGACGCCTTTGTCGATCTGGATTGGCCACTGGAACCAATCTCTCCCAACCGAGACTCAATCCCATCTTTGCcgggagaagagagagatgCAACCCGGGAGATGAATTCTGGGGAGTTTGTAGAGCTTTGCAATTCTGATATGGACTTCAATATGGACCCTTCGTCGATGCTCCTCGAAGCAGCAACGTTCGTCGATAAAGGTCTGTATCCGGACGCTGGCACATCCAGTAATATACACCAGCAACCCGGTCAGACGGCCTCGGAGTATCTGGAGATGGAATGGATGACTGGGCAGCCGCAGTTGGATACATCATCTCGACCTCGCTTGCCCCATCTTTCAGAAGAAACGCGAAGCAGTATTCTGGGCTTGATCTCCCACGCAAAGGATGTGAACGGCGCCTCGCCCTTGTTATCACTGGAAGCTCTCCAGGGATATTGCGACCTTTTCTTCTCACGATTCAACGTAGCGTACCCGTTAATCCATCCAGAAACCTTCAATCCTAATCGAGCAGAACCGGTATTTCTAGCTGCTGTTCTTTGTTTGGGAGCAACATACAGTAGTCGGGAGGCACACCAGATCGCGGTTGGAATCCATGACTCTTTGCAAAACCAACTTTTCTGCCATCCAGATTTCTCTCCTCAGCCCGATCTGTGGGTTCTGCAAGCAATGCTCCTGATTGACTGTTTTGGGAAGATGCGGGCGGGTCCAAAACAAAGAGATCGAGCTCAGTTGTTCCACTGCGTGCTCATCAAGATGATCCGTCGCAGTAACTGCTGTGTCATCCAAGCACCCACAATCCGCAGTCGACCAAAAGACCTAGAGCACGCCTGGATAGAAGCAATGGACTTGGAGCAGCGGAAGCGGCTGGCAATGCACTGTTTCATGTGGGATACTCAACACGCAGTGCTCTTCTCGCAGTCCCTGTGCATGTCGGCTTTCGAGATGCGGTTCCCCTTGCCCTGCGATGCCAGCACCTGGGAAGCTTCAACGCCGGAGCAGTGGTTCCAATGCGCAATGAAAGAGTCCAATCACCCATTTTTATCGGCACTCAAAGGATATATCGCACCTCACGCCGTGCACCGTCCCCGGCATCTCAACGCCCTTGCGCGTATCTTTCTCCTGCACGGACTGATGTCTCTCTCCTCAGACCTAAGACGACGAGACCAAACGACGATCCGATCAGAGACTCCCGAGCTAGCTGGCGCATGGAAACACCGGATAGGCCGATCATATGACTTGTGGAAGATCGACTTCGACGCGGACTGCATGGCAATGAAACTGGGTCAGGCCGCAAACCCCCGCCGGTTCACTGGTATCAAGATGGCGGCCCACGCGCTATATCGGTCAGCCCATATCACATTGAGTGGAGAAATCCTCGACCTACAAATCTGCGCTGGGACACCGCACATTCTCGGGCGTGCAGTGACACAAAGCGATGTCGAGCGATCGCGACGCAACATCCCCCAGTGGCTCCAGGAAGAGTCTGGAGTGGCACTGAAAGCCGCAAAGCACGCGTCTTTAATCCTGCAGGACGCCGTGATGAGCCTGGACGACTGGGACGACGCGGACGCGTTTCATTTCCCGTGGTGTCTGTATCTCGCGACGCTGACTTGCTGGGCGTTTCATATGCCAGAGGAAGGTCATAATGTACCGAACCCATGCCCACAAAGCGATGAAGATGCCAAAACGGAGATGTCGTCGCTGATAGTGGCCATGACGACGTGTTCAAGTCTGGACGAGTTGGCGTCAGTCGGCG TTCACGACGCGATGAAGGTGTTGCTCCGTCTGGTCGGTTTGTGA
- a CDS encoding uncharacterized protein (COG:G;~EggNog:ENOG410PJJE;~InterPro:IPR011701,IPR036259;~PFAM:PF07690;~TransMembrane:7 (o6-27i39-59o107-132i144-164o170-191i198-221o233-254i);~go_function: GO:0022857 - transmembrane transporter activity [Evidence IEA];~go_process: GO:0055085 - transmembrane transport [Evidence IEA]), whose amino-acid sequence MGLRLSILQTFAVLASAFSGLISYGVFRIDHPSVQGWQWLFIIEGSMTFLTGIISFFWLPAGPQDAWFLNGREKAAANARLLRDNSVHVETSLDLKECFRTWKDWKFPVWCIITLTYPVVYATAMNFFPLIVGRLGYSVIKTNLWTVAPNLVGAVVLLCVAISSDYFRERTFHIVFSLVLSLIGMLILVALNVTQHKGVAYFACFLMAAGSYIPSCLVHAWHNNNNVHENSRAANTGLFVGLGNLAGVLSAATFRTEYAPKWIYPDFSSYLLLQCSVYYWRIVDGIMDEVRE is encoded by the exons ATGGGATTACGGCTGTCAATTCTGCAAACTTTCGCCGTGCTAGCGTCAGCATTCAGCGGGCTAATCTCATACGGCGTTTTCAGAATCGACCATCCTTCCGTGCAGGGATGGCAGTGGTTGTTCATCATCGAGGGATCCATGACATTCTTGACAGGGATCATCAGCTTTTTTTGGCTTCCCGCGGGTCCCCAGGATGCCTGGTTTCTGAACGGGAGGGAgaaagcagcagcaaatgctCGGTTACTACGTGATAATTCCGTCCATGTGGAGACCTCACTGGATCTGAAAGAGTGTTTTCGGACATGGAAAGATTGGAAGTTTCCGGTTTGGTGTATCATAACGCTAACGTATCCAGTGGTATATGCAACGGCGATGAACTTCTTCCCATTG ATCGTCGGGCGGCTGGGCTATTCGGTCATCAAAACCAATCTCTGGACGGTGGCTCCGAACTTGGTCGGCGCAGTAGTCTTGCTCTGTGTGGCGATTTCCTCGGATTATTTTCGCGAAAGGACGTTTCACATCGTCTTCTCCCTGGTATTATCGCTGATTGGAATGTTAATTCTTGTAGCCTTGAATGTAACCCAGCACAAAGGTGTTGCATATTTCGCGTGCTTTCTCATGGCGGCTGGGTCATACATCCCATCCTgtctcgttcacgcatggcaCAATAACAACAACGTCCATGAGAACTCGCGGGCAGCAAATACTGGACTCTTCGTCGGTCTGGGAAATTTGGCTGGTGTCCTGAGCGCTGCTACCTTCCGCACAGAATACGCTCCGAAGTGG ATATATCCCGACTTTAGTAGCTACTTGCTGCTGCAATGTAGTGTGTATTACTGGCGTATTGTGGATGGGATTATGGATGAGGTCCGAGAATAA
- a CDS encoding uncharacterized protein (COG:F;~EggNog:ENOG410PMHW;~InterPro:IPR036683,IPR012675,IPR006058,IPR016208, IPR036884,IPR036010,IPR001041,IPR036318,IPR000674, IPR036856,IPR008274,IPR005107,IPR002888,IPR016169, IPR002346,IPR016166,IPR037165;~PFAM:PF02738,PF00111,PF03450,PF01315,PF00941, PF01799;~go_function: GO:0005506 - iron ion binding [Evidence IEA];~go_function: GO:0009055 - electron transfer activity [Evidence IEA];~go_function: GO:0016491 - oxidoreductase activity [Evidence IEA];~go_function: GO:0046872 - metal ion binding [Evidence IEA];~go_function: GO:0050660 - flavin adenine dinucleotide binding [Evidence IEA];~go_function: GO:0051536 - iron-sulfur cluster binding [Evidence IEA];~go_function: GO:0051537 - 2 iron, 2 sulfur cluster binding [Evidence IEA];~go_function: GO:0071949 - FAD binding [Evidence IEA];~go_process: GO:0055114 - oxidation-reduction process [Evidence IEA]), with protein sequence MVVIPRQTFTPPDQALQELVNLTYTSSTLSFYLNGTKIALTNPNPRWTLLDFIRSQDCLKGTKLGCGEGGCGACTVVLQTRDTRCNSRKVRHLAINACLYPLVGVIGKQVITIEGLGTVENPHPLQERMGKLHGSQCGFCTPGVVMSLYAVIRNAYDPATNLFDLSEEEIEMKGHLDGNLCRCTGYKPILQIAKTFVQEDLKGRLADSKIILSESSEDHTGDVEEYSPHSQSPSTTSSCGRPGGCCRDGPSTTCSPPSSLASEGSSRTSFPNIEFSPKLTIPQFDFIPYSPVSEVIFPPSLYRHVNLPICYGDVERVWLRPVTLSQLVDILAVFPTAKLVCGASEMQVDVRFKGSHFPVSVFMGDIEELATVHVPEDPTTLSEFVVGGNASLSDVEETCRQLVAQLGKRGTTLAAIAKVLRYFAGRQIRNAASLAGNIATASPISDMNPLLLAVNATVVTISPKGEQSIPLDSMFLGYRRTALPEGAVITEIRIPLPPPNVSQITKSYKQAKRKDDDIAIVTAAFCVTFDGDGIVTHASLAYGGMASTTVLAHQAGTSLSGRKWNDKETLYDALRALMADFSLPYGVPGGMATYRRTLALSLFFRFWNEAARDLNIGALAVESDCIDEIHREISKGSRADHNPHEQRVVGKQIPHLSGLKHATGEAEYVDDMPPQAQELFGALVLSKRAHAKIVSIDWTPAIGPGLAVGYIDRHSISIDQNLWGSVNRDEPFFATDEVHSHGQPIGMVYAVSELEAQAAARAVCVEYEDLPAILTIDQAIAAESFYHHGKELRKGAPPDKMADIFARCDRVFTGVTRVGGQEHFYLETNAAMVIPHVEDGTMEVWSSTQNTMETQEFVSQVTGVPSNRINARVKRMGGGFGGKESRSVQVACILAIAAKKERRPMRAMLNRDEDMMTTGQRHPVQCRWKVGVMNDGRLVALDADCYNNAGYSLDMSSAVMDRCCTHLDNCYEIPNVHIRGWVCRTNTHSNTAFRGFGGPQGMFITESYMSAVAEGLGISVDELRLRNLYRQGDRTPFLQTIDEDWHVPLLLEQVRQEARYDERKQRVATFNAEHRWKKRGICLVPTKFGLSFATALHLNQAGASVKIYADGSILLNHGGTEMGQGLYTKMVQVAAQELGVSVDSIYTQDTSSYQTANASPTAASSGSDLNGMAVKHACDQLNERLQPYREQFGPAASMATIAHAAYVDRVNLMASGFWKMPKIGYEWGVYDPKKVNPMYYYFTQGVACTEVELDLLTGDHTVLRTDIKMDVGRSINPAIDYGQVEGAFVQGQGLFTMEESLWTRTGQLATRGPGNYKIPGFSDIPQEFNVSFLQGVSWKHLRSIQSSKGCGEPPLFLGSTVLFALREALQSARQDNGVKEPLVLDSPATVEKLRLAVGDELLKMGTVEAKEGEKPFFVTVA encoded by the exons ATGGTTGTTATTCCTCGCCAGACGTTCACGCCTCCCGACCAAGCTTTGCAGGAGCTCGTCAATTTGACTTACACATCGTCGACTCTCTCTTTCTACCTCAACGGGACGAAGATCGCCTTAACCAACCCAAATCCTCGATGGACGCTGCTAGACTTCATTCGATCCCAGGACTGTTTAAAAGGAACAAAGTTAGGATGTGGCGAAGGGGGTTGTGGTGCCTGTACCGTGGTACTACAAACCAGAGACACGCGCTGTAATTCTCGCAAAGTCCGGCATCTAGCAATCAACGCATGCCTTTATCCTTTGGTTGGTG TCATCGGGAAGCAGGTCATCACAATCGAAGGATTGGGGACGGTTGAGAATCCGCATCCATTGCAGGAGCGAATGGGGAAGCTTCATGGCTCTCA ATGCGGCTTTTGCACTCCTGGGGTTGTCATGTCCTTATATGCCGTCATCCGAAATGCTTACGATCCAGCTACCAATTTATTTGACCTTTCAGAAGAGGAGATCGAAATGAAAGGACACCTGGACGGCAATTTGTGCCGCTGTACCGGATACAAACCCATTCTACAGATTGCAAAGACGTTCGTCCAGGAGGATCTCAAGGGCCGACTGGCAGATTCGAAAATAATCCTTTCAGAAAGTTCCGAGGATCACACAGGGGACGTGGAAGAATACAGCCCCCACTCACAATCACCAAGTACAACGAGCTCATGTGGCCGCCCCGGAGGATGCTGTCGTGACGGACCGAGTACGACCTGTTCACCCCCGTCGTCACTCGCGAGTGAGGGCAGCTCTCGAACGAGTTTCCCCAACATTGAATTTAGTCCCAAGTTGACAATACCTCAATTCGATTTCATACCGTATTCACCAGTGTCCGAGGTTATATTTCCACCTAGTCTTTATAGACACGTCAATCTCCCCATCTGTTACGGCGATGTGGAAAGGGTATGGCTTCGGCCAGTGACTCTGTCGCAACTGGTAGACATATTGGCTGTCTTTCCTACGGCCAAACTGGTCTGCGGTGCCAGTGAGATGCAAGTCGATGTTCGTTTCAAAGGCTCACATTTTCCGGTATCCGTGTTTATGGGCGACATCGAAGAACTAGCGACTGTTCATGTACCAGAAGATCCAACGACATTGTCGGAATTCGTCGTCGGCGGAAACGCGTCTCTCAGTGACGTCGAAGAGACATGTCGCCAGCTAGTTGCTCAACTGGGAAAGCGTGGAACGACCCTTGCTGCCATCGCCAAAGTATTGCGATATTTCGCTGGACGACAGATTCGCAATGCAGCATCTCTAGCTGGAAACATTGCTACTGCGTCTCCGATCTCTGATATGAATCCACTTTTGCTGGCCGTGAACGCTACCGTCGTGACAATAAGTCCCAAAGGGGAGCAATCTATCCCTCTAGATTCCATGTTTTTGGGTTATCGCAGAACTGCTCTTCCCGAGGGAGCAGTCATCACTGAGATTCGCATCCCTCTTCCCCCGCCAAACGTATCGCAAATCACCAAGTCATACAAGCAGGCGAAGCGAAAAGACGATGATATTGCCATTGTGACGGCAGCATTTTGCGTGACGTTCGACGGAGATGGAATAGTGACTCACGCTTCTCTCGCTTATGGAGGCATGGCATCTACAACAGTCTTGGCTCACCAGGCTGGAACCAGTCTTTCCGGGAGAAAGTGGAATGACAAGGAGACTTTGTACGATGCACTGCGGGCGCTGATGGCCGACTTCAGCCTTCCGTACGGTGTTCCTGGGGGGATGGCCACTTACCGCCGCACGCTCGCCTTGTCGCTGTTCTTCCGTTTCTGGAACGAGGCTGCGAGGGACCTTAACATAGGTGCTTTAGCTGTGGAGTCAGACTGCATTGACGAAATTCATCGTGAAATATCCAAGGGCTCTCGTGCTGATCATAACCCTCATGAGCAGCGAGTTGTCGGGAAGCAGATACCCCATCTGTCGGGATTGAAGCACGCTACTGGTGAAGCTGAGTACGTTGACGACATGCCGCCCCAAGCACAAGAACTCTTTGGAGCTCTGGTTTTGTCCAAACGAGCGCATGCCAAAATTGTCTCAATCGACTGGACACCTGCCATTGGTCCTGGGCTCGCAGTTGGTTACATCGACCGGCACAGCATTTCAATTGACCAAAATCTGTGGGGGTCGGTGAACCGTGATGAGCCCTTTTTCGCCACGGATGAAGTGCATTCTCACGGCCAGCCTATCGGAATGGTATACGCAGTGAGTGAATTGGAAGCACAAGCAGCAGCCAGGGCAGTCTGTGTTGAATACGAAGATCTACCAGCGATATTAACTATCGATCAAGCTATTGCAGCAGAGAGCTTTTATCATCATGGTAAGGAGTTGAGAAAAGGAGCACCCCCGGACAAAATGGCCGACATATTTGCTCGCTGCGATAGGGTCTTTACCGGTGTAACGCGTGTAGGGGGTCAAGAACATTTTTATCTCGAAACAAATGCAGCAATGGTCATTCCGCATGTCGAGGACGGGACAATGGaagtctggtcgtcgactcAGAATAC AATGGAGACACAGGAGTTCGTCAGCCAAGTCACGGGCGTGCCTAGTAATCGCATCAATGCCCGGGTCAAGCGTATGGGAGGAGGTTTCGGCGGTAAAGAGTCTCGCAGTGTTCAGGTGGCATGTATATTAGCCATTGCAGCGAAAAAGGAGCGACGACCGATGCGAGCAATGCTTAATCGCGACGAGGACATGATGACAACCGGCCAACGTCACCCCGTTCAGTGTCGATGGAAAGTTGGAGTCATGAATGATGGTCGGTTGGTTGCTCTTGATGCCGACTGCTACAACAATGCTGGGTATTCGTTGGACATGAGCAGTGCTGTTATGGACCGGTGCTGTACTCACCTTGACAACTGCTATGAGATTCCTAATGTCCACATCCGAGGTTGGGTGTGTCGCACAAACACACACAGCAATACGGCTTTTCGCGGCTTCGGAGGACCCCAGGGCATGTTCATCACCGAAAGCTACATGTCTGCTGTAGCGGAGGGACTGGGAATATCTGTGGATGAGTTGCGGCTGAGAAACCTATATCGACAAGGCGACCGGACCCCGTTTCTGCAGACCATCGACGAAGACTGGCACGTTCCGCTGCTTCTGGAACAGGTGCGACAGGAGGCGCGTTATGATGAGCGGAAGCAACGAGTTGCAACGTTCAATGCAGAGCATCGCTGGAAGAAGCGCGGAATATGTCTTGTGCCGACAAAATTCGGGTTGTCATTTGCCACGGCCCTCCATCTCAACCAAGCTGGTGCATCTGTCAAGATCTACGCGGATGGGTCGATCCTGCTCAATCACGGTGGAACCGAAATGGGCCAGGGATTGTACACCAAAATGGTCCAGGTTGCGGCCCAGGAGCTGGGTGTTTCCGTTGACTCCATCTATACACAAGACACCTCTTCTTATCAGACAGCCAATGCTTCGCCAACAGCGGCCTCCTCCGGTAGTGACCTTAATGGAATGGCGGTCAAACACGCTTGCGATCAACTCAATGAGCGTCTTCAGCCGTATCGCGAACAATTTGGACCAGCTGCCTCTATGGCGACAATTGCACATGCGGCTTATGTGGATCGTGTGAATCTCATGGCAAGCGGTTTCTGGAAGATGCCGAAGATCGGCTACGAATGGGGAGTGTACGATCCGAAGAAAGTAAATCCAATGTACTATTACTTTACGCAG GGCGTTGCTTGCACTGAAGTCGAGCTTGACCTCCTCACTGGAGACCATACTGTGCTACGGACCGATATTAAGATGGATGTCGGACGTTCTATCAATCCCGCAATCGATTACGGCCAAGTCGAAGGTGCTTTCGTTCAAGGTCAGGGCCTTTTCACAATGGAAGAAAGTCTTTGGACGCGGACTGGACAATTGGCGACACGCGGGCCCGGGAACTACAAAATCCCTGGATTTAGCGATATCCCGCAGGAATTCAACGTTAGCTTCCTCCAAGGCGTATCTTGGAAACATCTGCGATCGATACAAAGCAGTAAAGGGTGTGGTGAGCCGCCTTTGTTTCTGGGTTCGACGGTTTTGTTTGCTTTAAGGGAGGCATTGCAAAGTGCTCGTCAGGATAATGGAGTCAAGGAGCCTTTAGTTTTAGACAGTCCGGCTACGGTTGAAAAACTCCGGTTGGCAGTTGGAGATGAGCTTTTGAAGATGGGTACGGTTGAGGCCAAGGAGGGAGAGAAACCATTCTTTGTCACAGTGGCATGA
- a CDS encoding isopenicillin N synthase family dioxygenase (COG:Q;~EggNog:ENOG410PIRX;~InterPro:IPR026992,IPR027443,IPR005123;~PFAM:PF03171,PF14226;~go_function: GO:0016491 - oxidoreductase activity [Evidence IEA];~go_process: GO:0055114 - oxidation-reduction process [Evidence IEA]): protein MSARASPPVLDFSPFYGEDSAAKAKLVESIKGCCLYNGFFQIIGHRVPIELQQAVMRCTKRFFEMPLEQKLKIDKNNNTFNRGYELLRSQMLEAGTGPELKEGLYIGEEIPEDHPYFIQRKLNSGPNQWPQTIEDPEEFQRTSMKYYRAVFDLAKDVLGVLALTLGVDATYFDPLTDGAVATMRFLHYPAQTKDADEKLNRGIGAHTDFGCVTLLLQDEVDGLQVLDVPTGEWLDIQPVPGAYVVNLGNLFMRMANDKYKSNTHRVINKSGRERYSIPFFFSGNPDYLCECLPNCREQQEAPKYGPITVEQAVTAAYKESYGRAEKYKQDMKVKLETIASPAAVIA from the exons ATGTCTGCAAGAGCTAGCCCACCAGTTTTGGACTTTTCGC CATTCTACGGCGAGGATAGCGCCGCCAAAGCCAAGCTCGTCGAGAGCATCAAGGGATGCTGCTTGTACAATGGGTTTTTCCAGATCATCGGCCATCGAGTGCCGATCGAGCTACAACAGGCGGTTATGCGATGTACGAAGCGATTTTTCGAAATGCCCCTCGAGCAAAAACTGAAAATTGACAAAA ATAACAATACGTTCAACAGAGGCTACGAATTACTGCGATCTCAGATGCTGGAAGCCGGAACGGGTCCAGAACTCAAGGAGGGACTGTACATCGGCGAGGAGATACCGGAAGACCATCCGTACTTTATCCAGCGCAAGTTGAACAGCGGTCCGAATCAATGGCCGCAGACGATCGAGGATCCCGAAGAATTTCAGCGCACCTCCATGAAATACTACCGCGCTGTATTCGACTTGGCCAAAGACGTGCTGGGAGTTCTGGCACTCACCCTGGGAGTCGATGCGACATACTTCGATCCTCTTACGGACGGCGCAGTGGCGACAATGCGATTTCTACATTACCCGGCGCAAACCAAAGATGCGGACGAGAAGCTGAACCGGGGAATTGGCGCCCATACTGACTTTGGATGCGTGACTCTGCTACTACAGGACGAGGTGGACGGTTTGCAGGTTCTCGATGTACCCACGGGTGAATGGCTGGAT ATACAACCCGTTCCTGGTGCATACGTCGTCAACCTCGGAAATCTATTTATGCGCATGGCCAACGACAAATACAAATCAAACACCCACCGAGTGATTAACAAGTCCGGCCGCGAGCGTTACTCGattcccttctttttcaGCGGAAACCCAGACTACTTGTGTGAGTGTTTGCCCAATTGTCGCGAACAGCAGGAAGCGCCAAAATACGGCCCCATTACCGTCGAGCAGGCTGTCACGGCGGCGTATAAAGAGAGCTATGGTCGAGCGGAGAAGTACAAGCAGGATATGAAGGTTAAGCTGGAGACTATAGCAAGCCCGGCGGCTGTGATTGCATAA